In Jatrophihabitans sp., a genomic segment contains:
- a CDS encoding serine hydrolase domain-containing protein, which produces MTEQPKPEQVSDPLRQVLDWPVPHAAAAVLSRAGVLAEVGDTSMRFPLASVTKPLAALAALVAVEEGAIELDRPVLEYAPDRLGEELAAELGSMTLRHLLAHASGLAPDRRRRGADVGVRRIYSNVGYDLVGELVADATGIAFDDYLHEAVFSPLRMRTAVLEGSPAFACTASVADLEILIGELLTPGGLLHADTLADARSVQFPGILGVLPGYGGQRPNDWGLGFEIRGLKDPHWTSPRNSPATYGHFGRSGTMFWIDPQAGLGLVALADKGFGPWAIKAWPRLSEAVLDSYS; this is translated from the coding sequence ATGACTGAACAGCCCAAGCCCGAACAGGTGAGCGACCCGTTGCGGCAGGTGCTGGACTGGCCGGTGCCGCACGCCGCGGCGGCGGTGCTCAGCCGGGCCGGCGTGCTGGCTGAGGTCGGCGACACCTCGATGCGGTTTCCGCTGGCGTCGGTGACCAAGCCGCTGGCCGCGCTGGCCGCCCTGGTCGCGGTCGAAGAGGGCGCGATCGAGCTCGACCGTCCGGTGCTGGAGTACGCCCCCGATCGGCTGGGCGAGGAGCTGGCTGCCGAGCTGGGTTCGATGACCCTGCGGCACCTGCTCGCGCACGCCTCCGGGCTGGCCCCCGATCGTCGCCGCCGGGGCGCCGATGTCGGGGTTCGGCGGATCTACTCCAACGTCGGCTACGACCTGGTCGGCGAGCTGGTCGCCGACGCGACCGGAATCGCCTTCGACGACTACCTGCACGAGGCGGTGTTCAGCCCGCTGCGGATGCGCACCGCTGTGCTGGAAGGCTCACCGGCCTTCGCGTGCACCGCCTCGGTGGCCGACCTGGAGATTTTAATCGGCGAGCTGCTGACCCCCGGCGGCCTGCTGCACGCCGACACCCTGGCCGATGCCCGATCCGTCCAGTTCCCGGGCATTCTCGGGGTGCTACCCGGTTATGGCGGCCAGCGCCCGAACGACTGGGGGCTGGGCTTCGAGATCCGCGGCCTGAAGGACCCGCACTGGACCTCGCCGCGCAACTCCCCCGCCACCTATGGCCATTTCGGCCGCAGCGGCACCATGTTCTGGATCGACCCGCAGGCCGGGCTGGGCCTGGTTGCGCTGGCCGACAAGGGCTTCGGCCCGTGGGCGATCAAGGCCTGGCCGCGGCTGTCGGAGGCGGTGCTGGACAGCTACAGCTAG
- a CDS encoding coenzyme F420-0:L-glutamate ligase: MSAAHGGPVSAGPGVELLAVRGMPELRPGDDLAAEIMRCAPWLADGDILVVTSKVVSKVEGRLISTSGDPAEREVARQQAIADETVRVIARRGPLRIVETRHGLVMAAAGVDASNLAGGELALLPLDPDASARRLRDTLAERAGLRVAVIISDSMGRPWRHGITDVAIGVAGLSAVRDQRGERDRHGNLLEVTEVAVADELAAAADLVKGKLSDIPVAVVRGLAHSDYPDDGRGSASLIRRASDDLFGMGTAEALALGRAQAGAGAGAEAGDATGDGQPRPDVSALHADVLATLAAMPLDPADGTGQAAIREGFYGLLAARPDATRLACVPGHITASTLLLDSDASRVLLTLHPRVGAWVQLGGHIEDTDESLLAAAAREAAEESGIAGLVLDPLPVNLDVHSITCALGLPTRHYDVQFVGRAPAGAEPVISSESDDLRWFGVGDLPSDVSPELPGFIDRAVRRVAGEPRTGGGSR, encoded by the coding sequence GTGAGCGCTGCGCATGGCGGGCCGGTGAGCGCTGGGCCGGGCGTCGAGCTGCTCGCGGTACGGGGGATGCCGGAGCTACGCCCGGGCGACGATCTGGCCGCCGAGATCATGCGGTGCGCGCCGTGGCTGGCCGACGGCGACATCCTGGTGGTGACGTCGAAGGTGGTGTCCAAGGTCGAGGGCCGGTTGATCAGCACCTCCGGAGATCCGGCCGAGCGCGAGGTGGCGCGGCAGCAGGCGATCGCGGACGAGACGGTGCGGGTGATCGCCCGCCGGGGGCCGCTGCGGATCGTCGAGACCCGGCACGGCCTGGTGATGGCCGCGGCCGGCGTCGACGCCTCGAACCTGGCCGGCGGCGAGCTGGCGCTGCTGCCGCTGGACCCGGACGCCTCGGCCCGCCGGCTGCGCGACACCCTGGCCGAACGCGCCGGGCTGCGGGTCGCGGTGATCATCTCCGACTCGATGGGCCGGCCGTGGCGCCACGGCATCACCGACGTGGCGATCGGGGTGGCGGGGCTGAGCGCCGTCCGGGACCAGCGCGGCGAGCGGGACCGGCACGGCAACCTGCTCGAGGTCACCGAGGTCGCGGTGGCCGATGAGCTGGCCGCGGCCGCGGACCTGGTGAAGGGCAAGCTGTCCGACATCCCGGTCGCGGTGGTGCGCGGGCTGGCCCACTCCGACTATCCCGACGACGGCCGCGGCTCGGCCTCGCTGATCCGCCGCGCCTCGGACGACCTGTTCGGAATGGGCACCGCCGAGGCGCTCGCGCTGGGCCGCGCCCAGGCCGGCGCCGGCGCCGGCGCTGAAGCCGGCGATGCCACGGGCGATGGTCAACCCCGCCCGGACGTCTCGGCCCTGCACGCCGACGTGCTGGCGACGCTGGCGGCGATGCCGCTGGACCCGGCCGACGGCACCGGCCAGGCCGCGATCCGAGAAGGCTTCTACGGGTTGCTGGCTGCCCGTCCGGACGCCACCCGGCTGGCCTGCGTCCCCGGTCACATCACGGCCAGCACGTTGCTGCTGGACTCCGACGCCAGCCGGGTGCTGCTCACCCTGCACCCGAGGGTTGGCGCCTGGGTGCAGCTCGGCGGGCACATCGAGGACACCGACGAGTCACTGCTGGCCGCCGCGGCCCGCGAGGCGGCTGAGGAGAGCGGCATCGCCGGCCTCGTGCTGGACCCGCTGCCGGTCAACCTGGACGTGCACTCGATCACCTGCGCGCTGGGGCTGCCCACCCGGCACTACGACGTCCAGTTCGTCGGCCGGGCGCCGGCCGGCGCCGAGCCGGTGATCAGCTCCGAGTCCGACGACCTGCGCTGGTTCGGGGTCGGGGACCTGCCCTCGGACGTCTCACCGGAGCTGCCGGGCTTCATCGACCGGGCTGTCCGGCGGGTGGCGGGCGAACCGAGGACTGGCGGTGGGAGCCGATGA
- the cofD gene encoding 2-phospho-L-lactate transferase — MRITVLAGGVGGARFLQGVRAYAAGLPGSEVTAIINTGDDVTMHGLRICPDLDSVMYTLAGAVDAERGWGREGESWRIMDELTEYGAEPTWFSLGDLDIATHLVRTQMLAAGYPLSDVTAALCQRWQTGVRLLPMTDERCETHVVITDHGSRRAIHFQEWWVRHRAGIPALEFVQVGLESARPAAGVVAAIEQADLVLIAPSNPVVSINTILNVPGIGQALRSGPAQVIGLSPIIGGAPVRGMADACLPVLGVQTSAAGVAGLYGARSDGGVLDGWLVHTGDTAELPGLTVLGRDLLMTSPEATAAMVADAVSMAGR, encoded by the coding sequence GTGCGCATCACGGTGTTGGCAGGCGGAGTCGGCGGAGCCCGGTTCCTGCAGGGCGTCCGGGCCTACGCCGCCGGGCTGCCCGGCTCCGAGGTCACCGCGATCATCAACACCGGTGACGACGTCACGATGCACGGCCTGCGGATCTGCCCCGACCTCGACAGCGTGATGTACACCCTGGCCGGCGCGGTGGACGCCGAACGGGGCTGGGGCCGCGAGGGCGAGAGCTGGCGGATCATGGACGAGCTGACCGAGTACGGCGCCGAGCCGACCTGGTTCAGCCTCGGCGACCTTGACATCGCCACCCACCTGGTCCGCACCCAGATGCTGGCCGCCGGCTACCCGCTCTCCGACGTCACCGCGGCGCTGTGCCAGCGCTGGCAGACCGGCGTCCGGCTGTTGCCGATGACCGACGAGCGTTGCGAGACGCATGTGGTGATCACTGATCACGGCAGCCGCCGGGCCATCCACTTCCAGGAATGGTGGGTCCGGCACCGGGCCGGGATTCCGGCGTTGGAGTTCGTCCAGGTCGGCCTGGAGTCGGCCCGGCCGGCAGCCGGCGTGGTGGCGGCCATCGAGCAGGCCGATCTGGTGCTGATCGCGCCGTCCAACCCGGTGGTCTCGATCAACACCATTCTCAACGTGCCGGGCATCGGCCAGGCGCTGCGGTCAGGGCCCGCTCAGGTCATCGGGCTGTCGCCGATCATCGGCGGCGCGCCGGTCCGGGGCATGGCCGACGCCTGCCTGCCGGTGCTGGGCGTGCAGACCTCGGCAGCCGGGGTGGCCGGGCTGTACGGCGCCCGGTCAGACGGCGGCGTGCTCGACGGCTGGCTCGTCCACACCGGCGACACCGCCGAGCTGCCCGGCCTCACGGTGCTGGGCCGGGACCTGCTGATGACCAGCCCCGAGGCGACCGCGGCGATGGTCGCCGACGCGGTGAGCATGGCGGGCCGGTGA
- a CDS encoding GPP34 family phosphoprotein → MTTLPGDTEQLALAVCRLALNPARGRLRHPHHVGIAVRAALFTELAGSGRLIGLHHPQAIGEAVTGNPLTDALHRAVAGRRPTPWRRWYGHIDADRKAATNALIEAGRWRSEGRRLVDVDPSSTVLQQQQVATLLAAKQAPETLDLALLVLLAGGYGAGSVRPGPKRSRRLAKPWLEPHLQIAGHGGDATLAALRGAFRAMHRANTLPFTSR, encoded by the coding sequence GTGACCACGCTGCCCGGCGACACCGAGCAACTGGCCCTGGCAGTGTGCCGGCTGGCCCTGAACCCAGCCCGTGGCCGGTTGCGCCACCCGCACCATGTCGGCATCGCCGTCCGGGCGGCGCTGTTCACCGAACTGGCCGGCTCCGGCCGGCTGATCGGGCTGCACCACCCGCAGGCGATCGGCGAGGCCGTCACCGGCAACCCGCTGACCGACGCGCTGCACCGGGCGGTGGCCGGCCGCCGGCCCACGCCTTGGCGACGCTGGTACGGCCACATCGACGCCGACCGCAAGGCCGCCACCAACGCCCTGATCGAGGCCGGCCGGTGGCGGTCGGAGGGCCGCCGGCTGGTCGATGTCGATCCGTCCTCGACGGTGCTGCAGCAGCAGCAGGTCGCCACGCTGCTGGCGGCCAAGCAGGCTCCGGAGACCCTGGACCTGGCGCTGCTGGTGCTGCTGGCCGGCGGTTACGGCGCGGGCTCGGTGCGGCCCGGTCCTAAGCGCAGCCGGCGGCTGGCCAAGCCCTGGCTGGAGCCTCACCTGCAGATCGCCGGGCACGGCGGCGACGCCACCCTGGCGGCGCTGCGGGGGGCCTTCCGGGCGATGCACCGGGCCAACACGCTCCCGTTCACGTCCCGCTGA
- a CDS encoding bifunctional FO biosynthesis protein CofGH, whose product MSQQQPSESAIRRALRRARDGAALDAVEAAVLMSVRGSQLSELMAIAAGVRDAGLVAAGRPGVITYSRKVFIPLTRLCRDRCHYCTFATVPHRLPAAYLEIEEVLAIAEQGAALGCKEALFTLGDRPEDRWPQAREWLGERGYDSTLDYVRAAAIAVLERTGLLPHLNPGVLSWDELQRLKPVAPSMGMMLETTARRLFTEPGAPHFGSPDKDPEVRLRVLTDAGRLNVAFTTGILVGIGETRQERAESLFAIRSSAREFGAIQEVIVQNFRAKDDTAMRKDPDLDLDEYLATLAVSRLVLGPKLRVQAPPNLVDLTECLLLLDAGVDDFGGVSPLTPDHVNPERPWPELDKLTDLLAGRGFALTERLTAQPSYVLAEAPWLDPRVLPHVRALADPATGLARTRPDGGVLSPTGLPWQEPDSAWESSGRVDLHAAVDTDGRSSDRRSDFSEVYGDWNALRDRVFSPGSSALDSEVAQALRAAERDPAGLSDEQALTLMQADGAGLAAVAALADDLRRDTVGEYVTYVVNRNINFTNICYTGCRFCAFAQRATDADAYTLSTAEISDRVRQAHADGATEICMQGGIDPKLPASGYFELARAVKRAVPSMHLHAFSPMEIVNGAARANLSIEEFLIGVREAGVDSLPGTAAEILDDEVRWVLTKGKLPTSAWVEVITTAHRLGIPTTSTMMFGHVDHPRHWVAHLRLLGRLQDETGGFTEFVPLPFVHNQSPIYLAGLARAGASQREVKAVHAMARIMLHGKIANIQTSWVKLGEAGAAEMLRGGANDLGGTLMEETISRMAGSEHGSRRSVAELEAVAALAGRPARQRSTSYGRLPSPS is encoded by the coding sequence GTGAGCCAGCAGCAGCCGTCCGAGTCGGCCATCCGCCGGGCGCTTCGGCGAGCCCGCGACGGCGCCGCGCTGGATGCCGTCGAAGCGGCGGTGCTGATGTCGGTGCGCGGCAGCCAGCTGAGCGAGCTGATGGCGATCGCCGCCGGAGTGCGCGACGCCGGCCTGGTCGCCGCCGGGCGCCCCGGCGTGATCACCTACTCGCGCAAGGTCTTCATCCCGCTGACCCGGCTGTGCCGGGACCGCTGCCACTACTGCACCTTCGCCACCGTGCCGCACCGGCTGCCGGCCGCCTACCTCGAGATCGAGGAGGTGCTGGCGATCGCCGAGCAGGGCGCGGCGCTGGGCTGCAAGGAGGCGCTGTTCACCCTGGGCGACCGGCCCGAGGACCGCTGGCCACAGGCCCGCGAATGGCTGGGCGAGCGGGGCTATGACTCCACGCTGGACTACGTCCGGGCGGCGGCGATCGCGGTGCTCGAGCGCACCGGGCTGCTGCCGCACCTCAATCCGGGGGTGCTGAGCTGGGACGAGCTGCAGCGGCTCAAGCCGGTGGCGCCGAGCATGGGGATGATGCTGGAGACCACCGCCCGGCGGCTGTTCACCGAGCCCGGCGCGCCGCACTTCGGCAGCCCTGACAAGGACCCCGAGGTGCGGCTGCGGGTGCTGACCGACGCCGGCCGGCTCAACGTGGCCTTCACCACCGGCATCCTGGTGGGCATCGGCGAGACCCGGCAGGAACGGGCCGAGTCGCTGTTCGCGATCCGGTCCAGCGCCCGGGAGTTCGGCGCGATCCAAGAGGTGATCGTGCAGAACTTCCGCGCCAAGGACGACACCGCGATGCGCAAAGACCCCGACCTCGACCTCGACGAGTACCTGGCCACCCTGGCGGTGTCGCGGCTGGTGCTCGGGCCGAAGCTCCGGGTGCAGGCCCCGCCGAACCTGGTCGACCTGACCGAGTGCCTGCTGCTGCTCGACGCCGGGGTGGACGACTTCGGCGGCGTCTCGCCGCTCACCCCCGACCATGTCAATCCGGAACGGCCGTGGCCCGAGCTGGACAAGCTCACCGACCTGCTGGCCGGGCGTGGCTTCGCGCTCACCGAGCGGCTGACCGCGCAGCCGTCCTACGTGCTGGCCGAGGCGCCGTGGCTGGATCCCCGGGTGCTGCCGCACGTCCGGGCGCTGGCCGACCCGGCCACCGGACTGGCCCGGACCCGGCCGGACGGCGGCGTGCTGAGCCCGACCGGCCTGCCCTGGCAGGAGCCGGACTCGGCCTGGGAGTCCAGCGGCCGGGTGGACCTGCACGCCGCGGTCGACACCGACGGCCGCAGCAGCGACCGGCGCAGTGACTTCAGCGAGGTCTACGGCGACTGGAACGCCCTGCGCGACCGGGTCTTCTCACCCGGATCGAGCGCGCTGGACTCCGAGGTGGCCCAGGCGCTGCGCGCCGCCGAGCGCGATCCGGCCGGGTTGTCCGACGAGCAGGCGCTGACCCTGATGCAGGCCGACGGGGCCGGGCTGGCGGCGGTCGCCGCGCTGGCCGATGACCTGCGGCGCGACACGGTGGGCGAGTACGTCACCTACGTCGTCAACCGCAATATCAACTTCACCAACATCTGTTACACCGGCTGCCGGTTCTGCGCGTTCGCCCAGCGGGCAACCGACGCCGACGCCTACACCCTGTCCACCGCGGAGATCTCCGACCGGGTGCGCCAGGCGCACGCCGACGGCGCCACCGAGATCTGCATGCAGGGCGGCATCGACCCCAAGCTCCCTGCCAGCGGTTACTTCGAACTGGCCCGGGCGGTGAAGCGGGCGGTGCCCTCGATGCACCTGCACGCCTTCAGCCCGATGGAGATCGTCAACGGCGCCGCCCGGGCCAACCTGTCGATCGAGGAGTTCCTGATCGGGGTCCGGGAGGCCGGGGTCGACTCGCTGCCCGGCACCGCGGCCGAGATCCTCGACGACGAGGTGCGCTGGGTGCTCACCAAGGGCAAGCTGCCCACCTCGGCGTGGGTCGAGGTCATCACCACCGCCCACCGGCTCGGCATCCCCACCACCTCGACGATGATGTTCGGTCACGTCGATCACCCCCGGCACTGGGTGGCGCACCTGCGGCTGCTCGGCCGGCTGCAGGACGAGACCGGCGGTTTCACCGAGTTCGTGCCGCTGCCCTTCGTCCACAACCAGTCGCCGATCTACCTGGCGGGCCTGGCCCGGGCCGGCGCCTCGCAGCGCGAGGTGAAGGCGGTGCACGCGATGGCGCGGATCATGCTGCACGGCAAGATCGCCAACATCCAGACCAGCTGGGTCAAGCTCGGTGAGGCCGGCGCGGCCGAGATGCTGCGCGGCGGGGCCAATGACCTGGGTGGGACGTTGATGGAGGAGACCATCTCGCGGATGGCCGGTTCCGAGCACGGATCGCGACGTTCGGTCGCCGAACTCGAAGCGGTCGCCGCGCTCGCCGGCCGCCCCGCCAGGCAGCGCAGCACCTCCTACGGCCGGCTTCCCTCGCCTTCCTAA
- a CDS encoding WhiB family transcriptional regulator, which translates to MAEADLSDIFGLPEEQSWQERALCSQTDPEAFFPEKGGSTREAKKICVGCEVRGECLEYALEHDERFGIWGGLSERERRRVKRRAS; encoded by the coding sequence CTGGCAGAAGCGGACCTGTCGGACATCTTCGGGCTTCCCGAAGAGCAGAGCTGGCAGGAGCGCGCCCTGTGCTCCCAGACCGATCCCGAGGCGTTCTTCCCCGAGAAGGGCGGCTCGACCCGAGAGGCCAAGAAGATCTGCGTCGGCTGCGAGGTGCGGGGCGAATGCCTGGAGTACGCCCTCGAGCACGACGAGCGCTTCGGCATCTGGGGTGGCCTCAGCGAGCGGGAGCGCCGCCGGGTCAAGCGCCGCGCCAGCTGA
- a CDS encoding metallopeptidase family protein, producing MGTDPKSPAARRPARRRDRHGRGLRGMLAPRPVPIAHSRGDAFDAMVLHAVDHLQPRLAEQLAQVEFAVEDVPDVSHRGTADFDFDEDILDDNAVPLSRLYRNGVAGISAPVIVVYRRPLESRAAQSEDLADLVHDVVVEQLARLLGRSTDEIDPPTAE from the coding sequence ATGGGCACCGATCCGAAGTCGCCGGCCGCACGACGTCCGGCCCGCCGCCGGGACCGGCACGGTCGCGGCCTGCGCGGAATGCTGGCGCCCAGGCCGGTGCCGATCGCGCACAGCCGGGGTGACGCCTTCGACGCGATGGTGCTGCACGCGGTCGATCACCTGCAGCCGCGGCTGGCCGAGCAGCTGGCCCAGGTCGAGTTCGCGGTGGAGGACGTGCCCGACGTCAGCCACCGCGGAACCGCCGACTTCGACTTCGACGAGGACATCCTCGATGACAACGCGGTGCCGCTGTCACGGCTGTACCGCAACGGGGTGGCCGGCATCTCGGCCCCGGTGATCGTGGTCTATCGACGGCCGCTGGAGAGCCGGGCGGCGCAGAGCGAGGACCTGGCCGACCTGGTGCACGACGTGGTGGTGGAGCAGCTGGCCAGGCTGCTGGGCCGATCGACTGATGAGATCGACCCGCCTACAGCTGAGTGA
- a CDS encoding DUF3499 domain-containing protein, translating into MRHVRRCTRTGCSQSAVATLTYIYSDSMAVVGPLAAFAEPHSYDLCEEHAVRLTVPRGWEVVRHAGEFPSPIPHADDLEALADAVREAARIETPRQVAVTDENGLTGRRGHLRVVPPPV; encoded by the coding sequence GTGAGGCATGTCCGTCGCTGTACCCGCACTGGCTGCAGTCAGTCTGCCGTCGCGACGTTGACCTACATCTATTCCGACTCGATGGCAGTGGTCGGCCCGCTGGCCGCCTTCGCCGAGCCGCACTCCTATGACCTGTGCGAGGAGCACGCCGTCCGGCTGACGGTGCCCCGAGGCTGGGAGGTGGTCCGGCACGCCGGTGAGTTCCCGTCACCGATCCCGCACGCCGATGACCTCGAGGCGCTGGCCGACGCCGTCCGGGAGGCAGCCCGGATCGAGACGCCGCGCCAGGTGGCCGTCACCGACGAGAACGGCCTGACCGGCCGGCGGGGCCATCTGCGCGTGGTGCCACCGCCGGTCTGA
- a CDS encoding phosphomannomutase/phosphoglucomutase, whose translation MINLSDIVKAYDVRGIVPDQLNPEVARALGAAFVTVTGVRELAAGHDMRESGPELLAAFADGATSQGASVLNIGLASTDLLYYASGQLGLAGAMFTASHNPARYNGIKLCLPGAQPVGQDSGLVQVRTTAQGYLADGLPAPAAEPGTVSSRELLADYARYLRGLVDLSTSRPLKVVVDAGNGMGGYTVPAVLGDAVLEPLPLRIVPLYFELDGSFPNHEANPLEPANLVDLQRRVVEEGADIGLAFDGDADRCFVIDADGNPVSPSAITALVAVRELAKAPGSAVIHNLITSKAVPEIIAAHGGRPIRTRVGHSYIKAEMAVTDAVFGGEHSAHYYFRDFWRADTGMLAAMHVLAALGEQDGTLAALTAGYQRYHASGEINSKVVDQDEKVAAVRERFADRTVATDTLDGLTIDLADGSWLNVRASNTEPLLRLNVEAPTSATLDAVRDEALAVIRS comes from the coding sequence GTGATCAACCTTTCCGACATCGTGAAGGCCTACGACGTCCGGGGCATCGTTCCAGACCAGCTGAACCCCGAGGTCGCCCGCGCGCTGGGCGCTGCCTTCGTGACGGTCACCGGCGTTCGCGAGCTGGCCGCCGGTCATGACATGCGCGAGTCCGGGCCCGAGCTGCTGGCCGCTTTCGCCGACGGCGCCACCAGCCAGGGCGCCAGCGTGCTCAACATCGGACTGGCCTCGACCGACCTGCTCTACTACGCCAGCGGGCAGCTGGGACTGGCCGGCGCGATGTTCACCGCCAGCCACAACCCGGCGCGCTACAACGGCATCAAGCTGTGCCTGCCCGGCGCCCAGCCGGTCGGGCAGGACTCCGGGTTGGTGCAGGTCCGCACCACCGCCCAGGGCTACCTCGCCGACGGCCTGCCGGCGCCGGCGGCCGAGCCGGGGACCGTCAGCAGCCGTGAGCTACTGGCCGACTACGCCCGCTACCTGCGCGGGCTGGTGGACCTGTCGACGTCGCGGCCGCTCAAGGTCGTGGTGGACGCCGGCAACGGCATGGGCGGCTACACCGTTCCGGCGGTGCTCGGCGACGCGGTGCTCGAGCCGTTGCCGCTGCGGATCGTGCCGCTGTACTTCGAACTCGACGGCAGCTTTCCCAACCACGAGGCCAACCCGTTGGAACCGGCCAACCTGGTCGACCTGCAACGCCGGGTCGTCGAGGAGGGCGCCGACATCGGGTTGGCCTTCGACGGCGACGCCGACCGGTGCTTCGTCATCGACGCCGACGGCAACCCGGTCTCGCCCAGCGCGATCACCGCGCTGGTCGCGGTCCGGGAGCTGGCCAAGGCGCCGGGCTCGGCGGTCATCCACAACCTGATCACCTCCAAGGCGGTCCCCGAGATCATCGCCGCCCACGGTGGCCGGCCGATCCGGACCCGGGTCGGGCACTCCTACATCAAGGCCGAGATGGCCGTCACCGACGCGGTGTTCGGCGGCGAGCACTCGGCGCACTACTACTTCCGCGATTTCTGGCGCGCCGACACCGGCATGCTCGCGGCGATGCACGTGCTGGCAGCCCTGGGCGAGCAGGACGGCACGCTGGCCGCGCTGACCGCGGGCTACCAGCGCTACCACGCCTCCGGTGAGATCAACTCCAAGGTGGTCGACCAGGACGAGAAGGTGGCCGCCGTGCGCGAGCGGTTCGCCGACCGGACGGTGGCCACCGACACCCTGGACGGGCTGACCATCGACCTGGCCGACGGCTCCTGGCTCAACGTCCGGGCCTCCAACACCGAACCCTTGCTCCGGCTCAACGTCGAAGCTCCCACCAGTGCCACGCTGGACGCAGTCCGCGACGAGGCGCTGGCCGTGATCCGGTCCTAG
- a CDS encoding Trm112 family protein, which yields MSISADLLSILACPSADHAPLRLETTGSGLEQLVCTSCLSRFPVSDGIAVLLADEAVPGPRGLGVPATDGTAADQRAEDEAADDGTAG from the coding sequence GTGTCTATTTCGGCTGACCTGCTCTCGATCCTGGCCTGCCCGAGCGCTGACCATGCCCCGCTGCGGCTGGAGACCACCGGCAGCGGGCTGGAGCAGCTGGTCTGCACGTCCTGCCTGAGCCGGTTCCCGGTGTCCGACGGCATCGCGGTGCTGCTGGCCGACGAGGCGGTGCCCGGCCCGCGTGGCCTCGGAGTGCCCGCCACCGACGGCACGGCAGCTGATCAGAGGGCCGAGGACGAGGCGGCCGATGACGGGACCGCCGGGTGA
- a CDS encoding SIS domain-containing protein — MNSFQQELLDDPQALIRADRGGLLRALAGAGAQVRRGIDTAGEFGVDRLRGSTPPRAVLVAPDAAAPYLSSLLAALASAEAPVIDWRNPALPRWAGPADALLVVSADGRHPRLAELIAQADRRGMVIAVAAPVRSPVAAAAARHPVADVSHLASVPPRAAWWALATPALQALDALGLAATAHLLASVADSLDGVAETDRPDSSAYTGPAKLLAAELAESVPVIAGIGQAATVAARRFAGAVQLIGGSTAMAAALPDDVARIGSLLEFATTEADFFADRISEPSVRPRLVLIGDDDRYGEPQDTQWDGLGDDAGRKAGSALAGLAASRGIGSSRILVPDAPPLVRFAAASATGDFAATYLALARGIDPSAPRLGELPH, encoded by the coding sequence GTGAACTCCTTCCAGCAGGAGCTGCTCGATGACCCGCAGGCGCTGATCCGGGCCGATCGCGGCGGCCTGCTGCGCGCGCTGGCCGGGGCCGGGGCCCAGGTGCGCCGCGGCATCGACACCGCCGGCGAGTTCGGCGTCGACCGGCTGCGCGGCTCGACGCCACCGCGCGCCGTCCTGGTGGCTCCGGACGCCGCCGCCCCGTACCTGTCCAGCCTGCTGGCCGCGCTGGCTTCGGCCGAGGCGCCGGTGATCGACTGGCGCAACCCCGCGCTGCCCCGCTGGGCCGGGCCGGCCGACGCGCTGCTGGTGGTCTCGGCCGACGGCCGGCATCCCCGGCTCGCCGAGCTGATCGCCCAGGCCGACCGGCGCGGAATGGTGATCGCGGTGGCCGCTCCGGTCCGATCCCCGGTGGCGGCCGCGGCGGCCCGGCATCCGGTCGCCGATGTCAGCCACCTGGCCTCGGTGCCGCCGCGAGCGGCCTGGTGGGCGCTGGCCACGCCGGCGTTGCAGGCCCTGGACGCCCTGGGACTGGCCGCCACGGCCCATTTGCTGGCCAGCGTCGCCGACAGCCTGGACGGCGTCGCCGAGACCGACCGGCCGGACTCCTCCGCCTACACCGGGCCGGCCAAGTTGCTGGCCGCCGAGCTGGCCGAGTCGGTGCCGGTGATCGCCGGCATCGGCCAGGCCGCGACCGTGGCCGCCCGGCGGTTCGCCGGCGCCGTCCAGCTGATCGGCGGTTCCACCGCGATGGCCGCGGCGCTGCCCGACGACGTGGCCCGGATCGGCTCGCTGCTGGAGTTCGCCACCACCGAGGCCGACTTCTTCGCCGACCGGATCTCCGAGCCGAGCGTGCGCCCGCGGCTGGTGCTGATCGGCGACGATGACCGTTATGGCGAGCCGCAGGACACCCAGTGGGACGGCCTGGGCGATGACGCCGGCCGCAAGGCCGGGTCGGCGCTGGCGGGGCTGGCCGCCAGCCGGGGCATCGGCAGCTCCCGGATCCTGGTGCCGGACGCGCCGCCGCTGGTCCGGTTCGCCGCCGCCTCGGCCACCGGCGACTTCGCCGCGACCTACCTGGCATTGGCCCGTGGAATCGATCCGTCCGCACCGAGATTAGGGGAGTTGCCACATTGA